In Cicer arietinum cultivar CDC Frontier isolate Library 1 chromosome 1, Cicar.CDCFrontier_v2.0, whole genome shotgun sequence, one DNA window encodes the following:
- the LOC101493460 gene encoding uncharacterized protein, protein MSNASKNPMQNSHEKPLSSPSSTLKLFGFSLTSSNTLPCENKRYKCHFCLREFSNSQAFGGHQNAHKKERKRAQFLSIIPHHQRFVASSSYNPTRVMFFHRHAQPYNEEEPQIPYDTATSRNNESFMQVHNNIIDGDDVDLSLSLACGPFNSKDKEFERR, encoded by the coding sequence atgagTAATGCATCAAAAAACCCTATGCAAAATAGTCATGAGAAACCTTTGTCTTCTCCCTCATCAACGTTGAAGCTATTTGGTTTTTCATTAACATCATCCAACACCCTTCCTTGTGAAAACAAGAGATACAAATGTCACTTTTGTCTCCGCGAATTTTCCAATTCTCAAGCGTTTGGAGGCCATCAAAACGCTCACAAGAAAGAGCGAAAAAGAGCTCAATTTCTTTCCATTATTCCGCATCATCAACGCTTTGTAGCGTCTTCGTCTTATAATCCTACAAGAGTAATGTTTTTTCATCGACATGCACAACCTTATAATGAAGAGGAGCCTCAAATTCCTTATGATACAGCCACATCAAGAAATAATGAGTCTTTCATGCAAGTacacaataatattattgatgGTGATGATGTTGATCTTAGCTTGAGTCTAGCTTGTGGGCCTTTTAATTCTAAGGACAAAGAGTTTGAAAGGAGGTAA